The Paenibacillus sp. FSL R7-0204 genome includes a region encoding these proteins:
- a CDS encoding YtrH family sporulation protein, with amino-acid sequence MDIFLSKAVLDFFIAFGIVLGGAMLGGIGAVVSLQPPTDTMLEIADRIKIWALAAAVGGTIDPMRVIESNMLGGNLSPAIKQILYLVFAFLGAHMGSELVKWVCGK; translated from the coding sequence ATGGATATTTTCTTAAGCAAGGCCGTCCTCGATTTCTTCATCGCGTTCGGCATAGTGCTGGGTGGAGCGATGCTGGGCGGAATCGGCGCCGTCGTCTCTCTTCAACCGCCAACCGATACCATGCTGGAAATCGCAGACCGGATTAAGATATGGGCACTGGCTGCCGCTGTAGGCGGGACCATCGACCCGATGCGGGTCATTGAAAGCAATATGCTGGGAGGCAATCTCTCTCCGGCTATCAAGCAGATTCTCTATCTGGTGTTCGCCTTCCTGGGCGCTCATATGGGCAGCGAGCTGGTCAAGTGGGTATGCGGCAAGTAG
- the pyk gene encoding pyruvate kinase produces MRKSKIVCTIGPASESLENIKKLILAGMNVARLNFSHGDFDEHGARINTIRQASKELGKTVAILLDTKGPEIRTGKLEVEPIELVQDEYLTLTTEEILGDHNRISITYNNLPNDVQVGSTILIDDGLIGLTVVDIQGTEIKTRIVNGGTIKSKKGVNVPGVSISLPGITEKDTNDIIFGIGQDIDFIAASFVRKASDVLEIRELLAKHDASHIQIISKIENQEGVDNLDEILAVSDGLMVARGDLGVEIPAEDVPLAQKLMIQKCNIAGKPVITATQMLDSMQRNPRPTRAEASDVANAIFDGTDAIMLSGETAAGKYPVESVLTMSRIAEKAESALNHREIFMKQQIAQETTVTEAISQSVAISALDLNAKAIISSTVTGHTARVVSKYRPKSQIIAVTTQERTMRQLALVWGVTPVFGPEAHSTDELLETALNGGKASGLVKAGDLVVITAGIPLGRSGSTNLVKVDTIPAD; encoded by the coding sequence ATGCGGAAAAGTAAAATTGTATGTACGATCGGACCTGCAAGTGAATCGTTGGAGAATATCAAAAAATTGATTTTGGCTGGTATGAATGTGGCCCGTCTGAACTTCTCCCACGGCGATTTTGATGAGCACGGAGCCCGGATCAACACGATCCGTCAAGCATCCAAGGAACTTGGCAAGACTGTTGCCATCCTGCTCGACACCAAAGGACCGGAGATTCGTACTGGCAAGCTGGAAGTAGAACCGATTGAACTGGTTCAGGATGAGTATCTGACATTGACTACGGAAGAGATCCTTGGCGACCATAACCGTATCTCCATCACTTACAACAACCTGCCTAACGATGTTCAAGTAGGATCAACGATCCTGATCGACGACGGCCTGATCGGCCTAACAGTTGTCGACATTCAAGGCACTGAAATCAAGACCCGTATTGTTAACGGCGGTACGATCAAGAGCAAGAAGGGTGTTAACGTACCAGGAGTATCCATCTCCCTGCCGGGTATTACGGAAAAAGATACCAATGATATCATTTTTGGGATCGGACAGGACATTGATTTTATTGCCGCTTCTTTCGTACGCAAAGCCAGCGACGTTCTGGAAATCCGTGAACTGCTTGCGAAGCATGATGCTTCCCACATCCAGATCATCTCCAAGATCGAGAACCAGGAAGGTGTCGATAACCTGGATGAGATCCTGGCAGTATCCGACGGCCTGATGGTTGCCCGTGGCGACCTTGGTGTAGAAATCCCTGCTGAAGATGTACCTTTGGCTCAGAAGCTGATGATTCAGAAGTGTAACATCGCCGGCAAACCGGTAATCACAGCTACCCAAATGCTGGATTCCATGCAGCGTAACCCGCGCCCAACCCGCGCTGAAGCAAGTGATGTAGCGAACGCAATCTTCGACGGAACAGATGCAATCATGCTGTCCGGTGAGACTGCTGCCGGGAAATATCCGGTAGAATCCGTACTGACTATGTCCCGTATTGCTGAGAAAGCAGAATCTGCTCTGAACCACCGTGAGATCTTCATGAAGCAGCAGATTGCTCAAGAAACTACTGTAACTGAAGCGATCAGCCAATCCGTAGCGATCTCCGCTCTGGATCTGAATGCTAAAGCGATCATTTCTTCGACTGTAACTGGCCACACTGCACGCGTGGTTTCCAAATATCGTCCTAAATCACAGATCATTGCTGTTACTACCCAAGAAAGAACAATGCGTCAACTGGCGCTGGTATGGGGCGTAACTCCTGTATTCGGTCCTGAAGCTCATTCTACTGACGAACTGCTGGAAACAGCTCTTAACGGCGGTAAGGCTTCCGGTCTGGTTAAAGCCGGCGATCTTGTAGTCATCACTGCAGGTATCCCGCTTGGACGTTCCGGTTCCACTAACCTGGTGAAGGTAGATACGATTCCAGCCGACTAG
- a CDS encoding DRTGG domain-containing protein, giving the protein MEGQGDNITKHEQLLQHIESLKVGTKISVRKLAKEMGVSEGTAYRAVKEAENLGIVITKERIGTVRVEKKPRNISEQLTFGDVVDIVEGHVLGGAEGLNKHLHKYVIGAMKVDAMIRYIDADSLLIVGNRDDVHSLALEQGAGVLVTGGFGTSREVKALADELDLPVISSRHDTFTVASMINRAIFDRLIKKKIMLVEDIVEGKLRLNTLKISSTVGELRELAQASGEQRFPVTDEWNRVIGIVGRRDVEDLSEGQIIEKAMVRSPVTAALQTSLASAAQIMMWEGIDFLPIVDRNRKLVGSVTRREVLQSLRDASNQPQLGETFDHLIWNGFADERDEEGRLFFHGFITPQMATDLGTISEGVLSTLMTLSAFKAAKDITGNDYVLDNMSTYFIRPVQIEHSITVMPKLLEISRRTCKLEIEISYMDTIVAKAVLMLQSIDHG; this is encoded by the coding sequence TTGGAAGGTCAAGGCGATAACATCACAAAGCATGAACAACTGCTGCAGCACATTGAGAGTCTGAAGGTGGGAACCAAGATCTCCGTCCGCAAGCTGGCGAAGGAGATGGGGGTCAGCGAAGGCACGGCTTACCGTGCGGTGAAGGAAGCGGAGAACCTGGGCATCGTCATCACCAAGGAACGGATTGGCACGGTCCGGGTGGAGAAGAAGCCGCGTAATATTTCCGAGCAGTTAACCTTCGGGGATGTTGTAGATATTGTTGAGGGGCATGTGCTTGGAGGAGCAGAGGGTCTGAACAAGCATCTTCATAAATATGTGATCGGTGCGATGAAGGTCGATGCCATGATCCGGTACATCGATGCCGACAGCCTGTTGATCGTAGGGAACCGCGATGATGTGCACTCACTTGCGCTGGAGCAGGGGGCCGGGGTTCTTGTAACGGGGGGCTTCGGCACCAGCCGCGAGGTCAAAGCGCTGGCCGATGAGCTGGACCTGCCGGTCATCTCATCCAGACATGATACGTTTACGGTGGCTTCGATGATTAACCGTGCGATCTTTGACCGGCTGATTAAGAAGAAGATCATGCTGGTAGAGGATATTGTGGAGGGCAAGCTGCGGCTGAACACGCTCAAAATCTCCAGCACCGTAGGAGAGCTGCGTGAACTGGCGCAGGCCAGCGGTGAGCAGCGGTTCCCGGTCACCGATGAGTGGAACCGGGTTATCGGGATTGTAGGCCGGCGTGATGTGGAGGATCTCAGCGAAGGGCAAATTATTGAAAAGGCGATGGTGCGCAGTCCGGTCACCGCTGCACTCCAGACCTCGCTGGCTTCGGCGGCGCAGATTATGATGTGGGAGGGGATCGATTTTCTGCCCATTGTGGACCGCAACCGCAAGCTGGTAGGATCGGTCACCCGGCGTGAAGTGCTGCAGAGCCTGCGTGACGCCAGCAATCAGCCGCAGCTGGGAGAGACGTTCGATCATCTGATCTGGAACGGGTTCGCGGATGAGCGGGATGAGGAGGGCAGGCTGTTCTTCCACGGCTTCATTACCCCGCAGATGGCGACCGATCTGGGAACGATCTCGGAAGGGGTTCTGTCCACCCTGATGACCCTGTCCGCCTTCAAAGCAGCCAAGGACATCACCGGGAACGACTATGTGCTGGACAATATGTCCACCTACTTCATCCGTCCGGTACAGATTGAGCATTCCATCACCGTCATGCCGAAGCTGCTGGAGATCAGCCGCCGCACCTGCAAGCTGGAGATCGAGATCAGCTATATGGATACCATTGTAGCCAAGGCCGTTCTGATGCTGCAGTCGATTGACCACGGGTAG
- the accD gene encoding acetyl-CoA carboxylase, carboxyltransferase subunit beta, whose translation MFKDLFQKKRKYATIPSERLERSGGPAEGERPKREIPEGLMSKCAKCGTIQYSKELEKNLKVCPSCGYHMRLNATERIAMILDPEGFIEFDSEMASIDPLKFPGYASKLEQQQSKTGQVEAVITGQGSIGGHPVIVAVMNFEFFTGSMGSVVGEKITRAVEEATERALPMLIFSTSGGARMQESILSLMQMAKTSAALARFSEAGGLYISVITDPTTGGVSASFASLGDIIIAEPGAVFGFAGRIVIEQTIRQKLPEDFQTAEFNLQHGQLDLVVHRKEMRSTLTKLLELHDVKGGF comes from the coding sequence TTGTTCAAAGATTTATTTCAGAAAAAACGGAAGTACGCGACTATTCCTTCAGAGCGTCTGGAGCGAAGCGGCGGACCGGCAGAAGGCGAGCGCCCTAAGCGGGAGATTCCCGAAGGCCTTATGAGCAAGTGTGCCAAATGCGGAACGATCCAGTACAGCAAGGAACTGGAGAAGAATTTGAAAGTATGCCCGTCCTGCGGCTATCATATGCGCCTGAATGCGACCGAACGGATTGCGATGATCCTGGATCCGGAAGGGTTTATTGAGTTCGACAGCGAGATGGCGTCCATTGATCCGCTGAAGTTCCCCGGCTATGCCTCCAAGCTGGAACAGCAGCAGTCCAAAACCGGACAGGTTGAAGCTGTAATCACCGGGCAGGGCAGTATCGGCGGACATCCGGTGATTGTAGCCGTGATGAACTTTGAGTTCTTCACCGGCAGCATGGGATCTGTGGTGGGCGAGAAAATTACAAGAGCGGTGGAAGAAGCGACAGAGCGGGCACTGCCGATGCTGATCTTCTCCACTTCCGGCGGGGCCAGAATGCAGGAGAGCATTCTCAGTCTCATGCAGATGGCGAAGACAAGCGCCGCACTGGCCCGGTTCAGTGAAGCGGGCGGCCTGTACATTTCCGTCATTACTGATCCGACCACCGGCGGGGTATCGGCGAGCTTTGCCAGCCTGGGCGACATTATTATTGCCGAGCCCGGAGCGGTATTCGGCTTTGCCGGACGGATTGTCATCGAGCAGACGATCCGCCAGAAGCTGCCGGAGGATTTCCAGACGGCAGAGTTCAATCTGCAGCACGGACAGCTGGATCTGGTCGTGCACCGTAAGGAAATGCGCTCCACACTCACGAAGCTGCTGGAACTGCATGATGTGAAAGGGGGATTTTAG
- a CDS encoding acetyl-CoA carboxylase carboxyltransferase subunit alpha: MAGELPFEMPLVEMRKKIAELKQFGEEKGIDFSDEVARLEERYSGLENEIYSNISPAQKMHLARHHVRPTSLDLIGLIFTDFIELHGDRLYGDDLAVVGGIAKLNGRPVTVIGQQRGKDTKENILRFFGSAHPEGFRKSLRLMKQAEKFGRPIITFVDTKGAYPGNTAEERGQSEAIARNLFEMSQLAVPVICVIIGEGGSGGALAMAVGNRVLMLENAIYSAISPNGAASILWKDATKAEQAAEAMKITATDLLEMEVIEEIIAEPRGGAHRDYEATAEAVKDTVWRHLQELSGMDAAALKEDRYLKFRKIGEFSESVLEQDSDQDEAQIME, encoded by the coding sequence TTGGCAGGAGAGTTGCCTTTTGAAATGCCTCTGGTAGAAATGCGCAAAAAAATCGCCGAACTCAAGCAGTTCGGTGAAGAGAAGGGCATTGATTTCAGCGATGAGGTAGCCCGGCTTGAGGAGCGCTACAGCGGGCTGGAGAATGAGATCTATTCCAATATATCCCCGGCCCAGAAGATGCATCTGGCCCGGCATCACGTACGCCCGACCTCGCTGGATCTGATCGGGCTTATCTTCACGGACTTTATCGAGCTGCATGGTGACCGCCTGTACGGTGACGATCTTGCGGTAGTCGGCGGAATCGCCAAGCTGAACGGCCGGCCTGTGACCGTTATCGGGCAGCAGCGCGGCAAGGATACGAAGGAGAATATTCTGCGCTTCTTCGGCAGCGCCCATCCGGAGGGCTTCCGCAAGTCACTGAGGCTGATGAAGCAGGCGGAGAAGTTCGGCCGTCCGATCATCACCTTTGTCGATACCAAGGGGGCTTACCCTGGCAATACCGCAGAGGAACGCGGACAATCGGAAGCGATTGCCCGTAATTTGTTCGAGATGTCCCAGCTGGCCGTGCCGGTCATCTGCGTGATTATCGGCGAGGGCGGCAGCGGCGGAGCTTTAGCGATGGCCGTGGGCAACCGCGTGCTGATGCTGGAGAATGCGATCTATTCGGCGATCTCCCCTAACGGAGCCGCGTCGATTCTGTGGAAGGATGCCACCAAGGCGGAGCAGGCCGCGGAGGCCATGAAGATTACGGCCACCGATCTGCTGGAGATGGAAGTCATCGAGGAGATTATTGCAGAGCCCAGAGGCGGTGCGCACCGGGATTACGAAGCTACAGCAGAGGCGGTTAAGGACACGGTCTGGCGTCACCTGCAGGAGCTGTCCGGCATGGATGCTGCTGCGCTGAAGGAAGACCGTTACCTGAAATTCCGCAAAATCGGCGAGTTTTCCGAGTCGGTGCTGGAGCAGGATTCCGATCAGGATGAAGCGCAGATTATGGAGTAA
- a CDS encoding DNA polymerase III subunit alpha produces MSPFVHLHVHSEYSLLDGAARITDLVRRAGEYGMTSLALTDHGVMYGAIPFYKACRAQGIKPIIGCEAYLTAGSRRERGSRKDQPIYHLILLAKNMTGYRNLMKLISIGHLEGQHYKPRIDMEALAAHAEGIICLSACLGGEVPQHLLHGREEEARKAALRYKEIFGGDFYLELQDHGIAEQKRVNPQLIALAEELGIPLVVTNDVHYMDKEDAEVQDVLICIGTGKSVDDEDRLKIGTDQLFFKSGEQMAALFPHVPQAIENTQRIAEACNLELTFGNHILPEFSPLPEGLDAAAYLRELCRSGLEQRYADTPLWESPEQKETAEKRLDYELGVIENMGFSDYFLIVWDFIAFCHRSGIVTGPGRGSSAGSLTAYTLKITDVDPLKYNLLFERFLNPERITMPDIDIDFSDERRDEVIAYVVDKYGKEHVAQIITFGTMAARAAVRDVGRALNLPYNEVDKAAKLIPGQLGINITRALESSPELKALYETNPKTRGLLDMAMKVEGMPRHASTHAAGVVISKGPLTDAVPLQAGNESTALTQYSMEHLESVGLLKMDFLGLRTLSIIERCMKWVKEMTGSVPDFRIIPDHDPLTYEMLGAGETTGVFQLESAGVRRVLKDLKPSGFEDIVSVVALYRPGPMEFIPKFIGGKHGEFEVVYPHADLQPILADTYGIIVYQEQIMQIASLMAGFSLGEADLLRRAVSKKKRETLDQERSHFVEGSLKQGYSEADAHAVYDMIVRFANYGFPRAHAAAYGVLAFQTAYLKAHYPVQFMAAMLTAVMGSHRKVAEYVLECRRSGIGVLPPDVNESGVLFTPVPVEGRGNIRFGLAAVKNVGTQAVENIMAVRKERPFDSLLDFCRRVDLRVCNKRVIESLLQTGAFDTLPGHRAQLLAMLDETVDAAAKWRKERDELQIQLFDDLIETPNWEIRYPDIPRFSGTQQLELERELLGLYLSGHPLDDHAGLLEEPGMQKLMDLGEAADESMTVTAGMVVSLKEITTKAGKAMAFVEWEDQIERCEVVLFPEVWKRSRALIEKGALLALRAKVQQEDEGFKLLAEEVAPLTSDSVRGLLQRRSAGSRPAYGAGRSAPAGAPAAAPAARTGAGGSGARPGGAAGAAAAPGTRTPAAHPPGARASAASAQAAPGAPAASDARPGSPAPLRTGQDPAAGRFAGSAPSAQRVFIKITPGAELKGLLPRLQALLQTHPGPAATLLFYERNQKVLALSDSYRIEPSEELFAAIEEMLGAGTVRLK; encoded by the coding sequence ATGAGCCCATTCGTGCATTTGCATGTGCACAGCGAATACAGTTTACTGGACGGGGCGGCGCGCATTACAGATCTCGTGCGCCGGGCCGGCGAATACGGCATGACATCGCTGGCGCTGACAGATCATGGTGTGATGTACGGGGCCATCCCTTTCTATAAAGCCTGCCGGGCGCAGGGAATCAAGCCGATTATCGGCTGTGAGGCTTATTTGACCGCAGGCTCGCGCCGTGAGCGCGGGAGCCGCAAGGATCAGCCGATCTATCACCTGATTCTGCTCGCGAAGAATATGACCGGTTACCGGAATCTGATGAAGCTGATCTCCATCGGCCATCTGGAGGGCCAGCATTACAAGCCGCGTATCGATATGGAGGCGCTGGCAGCACATGCCGAGGGCATTATCTGCCTAAGTGCCTGTCTGGGCGGTGAAGTACCGCAGCATCTGCTGCATGGCCGGGAGGAGGAGGCGCGTAAGGCGGCGCTTCGGTATAAGGAGATTTTTGGAGGCGACTTCTATCTGGAGCTTCAGGATCACGGGATTGCCGAGCAGAAGCGGGTGAATCCGCAGCTGATAGCACTTGCTGAAGAGCTCGGCATTCCGCTGGTAGTGACCAATGATGTCCACTATATGGACAAGGAGGATGCCGAGGTCCAGGATGTGCTGATCTGCATCGGCACAGGCAAATCCGTGGACGATGAGGACCGGCTGAAGATCGGGACAGACCAGTTGTTCTTCAAAAGCGGGGAGCAGATGGCTGCACTGTTTCCGCATGTGCCGCAGGCGATAGAGAATACGCAGCGGATCGCTGAAGCGTGCAATCTGGAGCTGACGTTCGGCAATCATATTCTCCCCGAATTCTCGCCTCTGCCTGAAGGGCTGGATGCCGCTGCTTACCTTCGCGAGCTGTGCCGCAGCGGGCTGGAGCAGCGCTATGCGGATACTCCGCTCTGGGAATCGCCGGAGCAGAAGGAGACAGCTGAGAAGCGGCTCGACTACGAGCTGGGAGTCATTGAAAACATGGGGTTCAGCGATTACTTCCTGATCGTGTGGGATTTTATCGCTTTTTGTCACCGCAGCGGTATTGTTACCGGTCCGGGCCGTGGTTCCTCCGCAGGAAGTCTCACCGCGTACACGCTGAAGATTACCGATGTGGACCCGCTGAAATATAATCTGCTGTTCGAGCGGTTCCTGAACCCTGAGCGGATCACGATGCCCGATATTGATATCGACTTCAGCGACGAACGCCGCGATGAGGTCATTGCCTATGTGGTGGACAAGTACGGCAAGGAGCATGTGGCGCAGATCATCACCTTCGGTACGATGGCGGCCAGGGCTGCTGTCCGTGATGTGGGCCGGGCGCTGAATCTGCCGTATAACGAGGTGGACAAGGCGGCGAAGCTGATTCCGGGCCAGCTCGGCATCAATATTACCCGTGCGCTGGAGAGCTCGCCTGAGCTGAAGGCGCTCTATGAGACGAATCCGAAGACCAGAGGACTGCTGGATATGGCGATGAAGGTGGAGGGCATGCCGCGCCATGCTTCGACGCATGCGGCTGGCGTGGTCATCTCCAAGGGTCCGCTGACCGATGCTGTTCCGCTCCAGGCGGGCAATGAGAGCACGGCGCTGACCCAGTACTCCATGGAGCATCTGGAGAGCGTTGGGCTGCTCAAGATGGACTTCCTCGGCCTGCGGACCTTGTCGATTATTGAACGCTGCATGAAATGGGTGAAGGAGATGACCGGGAGCGTGCCGGATTTCCGCATCATTCCGGATCACGATCCGCTCACCTATGAGATGCTGGGAGCAGGCGAGACCACCGGCGTATTCCAGCTGGAATCTGCAGGCGTACGGCGGGTGCTGAAGGACCTCAAGCCGAGCGGATTTGAGGATATCGTCTCGGTGGTGGCGTTGTACCGGCCGGGTCCGATGGAATTCATCCCGAAATTCATCGGAGGCAAGCATGGGGAGTTCGAGGTCGTCTATCCGCATGCGGATTTGCAGCCGATTCTGGCCGATACGTACGGCATTATCGTCTACCAGGAGCAGATCATGCAGATTGCCTCGCTGATGGCCGGCTTCTCGCTTGGCGAAGCGGACCTGCTCCGCCGTGCGGTGTCCAAGAAAAAGCGGGAGACGCTGGATCAGGAGCGCAGCCACTTCGTGGAGGGCAGTCTGAAACAGGGCTACAGCGAAGCGGATGCCCATGCGGTCTATGATATGATCGTGCGGTTCGCCAACTACGGTTTCCCGCGCGCGCATGCGGCCGCTTACGGGGTGCTGGCCTTCCAGACTGCTTATCTTAAGGCGCATTATCCGGTGCAGTTCATGGCCGCTATGCTGACTGCTGTGATGGGGAGCCACCGCAAGGTGGCGGAATATGTCCTGGAATGCCGCCGGTCCGGGATTGGCGTACTGCCGCCGGATGTCAACGAGAGCGGGGTGCTGTTCACTCCGGTGCCCGTCGAAGGCCGCGGGAATATCCGCTTCGGGCTGGCTGCGGTGAAGAATGTCGGCACGCAGGCCGTAGAGAACATTATGGCAGTCCGTAAGGAGCGCCCGTTCGACAGCCTGCTCGATTTCTGCCGCCGGGTCGATCTGCGGGTCTGTAACAAGCGCGTGATTGAATCGCTGCTGCAGACTGGAGCCTTCGATACGCTGCCCGGACACCGGGCGCAGCTGCTGGCGATGCTCGATGAGACGGTGGACGCGGCGGCCAAATGGCGCAAGGAGCGCGATGAGCTGCAGATCCAGCTGTTCGATGACCTGATCGAGACACCGAACTGGGAGATCCGCTACCCGGATATTCCGAGGTTCAGCGGAACCCAGCAGCTGGAGCTGGAGCGGGAGCTGCTCGGGCTCTATCTCTCCGGCCATCCGCTGGATGATCATGCGGGGCTGCTGGAGGAGCCGGGAATGCAGAAGCTGATGGATCTTGGCGAAGCAGCGGATGAGAGTATGACCGTGACGGCCGGTATGGTCGTGTCGCTGAAGGAGATCACGACCAAAGCCGGTAAGGCGATGGCTTTTGTGGAGTGGGAAGACCAGATCGAGCGCTGCGAGGTCGTACTCTTCCCTGAGGTGTGGAAACGCAGCCGCGCCCTGATTGAGAAGGGCGCATTGCTGGCCCTGCGCGCCAAGGTGCAGCAGGAGGACGAGGGCTTCAAGCTGCTGGCCGAGGAGGTAGCTCCGCTCACCTCGGACAGCGTGCGCGGCCTGCTGCAGCGCCGCAGCGCCGGGTCCCGGCCCGCCTACGGCGCGGGCCGCAGTGCCCCCGCAGGAGCGCCTGCGGCCGCTCCTGCAGCCCGCACGGGCGCCGGTGGCTCCGGCGCCCGGCCCGGCGGTGCAGCTGGCGCTGCCGCTGCACCGGGCACGCGCACACCGGCGGCACATCCGCCCGGTGCGCGCGCTTCCGCGGCCTCTGCGCAGGCCGCGCCTGGGGCCCCGGCCGCGTCAGACGCGCGGCCGGGCAGCCCTGCCCCGCTGCGCACGGGGCAGGACCCCGCCGCTGGGCGCTTCGCAGGCTCAGCGCCCAGCGCCCAGCGTGTCTTCATTAAGATCACGCCGGGCGCTGAGCTGAAGGGTCTGCTGCCGCGCCTCCAGGCGCTGCTGCAGACCCATCCGGGACCCGCAGCGACGCTGCTGTTCTACGAGCGCAACCAGAAGGTGCTTGCGCTGAGCGACAGCTACCGGATCGAGCCCTCGGAGGAGCTCTTCGCAGCCATTGAAGAGATGCTGGGTGCCGGAACCGTCCGTCTGAAATAA
- a CDS encoding G1 family glutamic endopeptidase, whose amino-acid sequence MGQVNRLTRSKPCLKDKLNTGRAASSGFGWTSSNWSGYAISGKKGSYRQISADWIVPYVKPTVKPTFSSAWIGIDGFKNSSLIQTGTGHESVNGKVRYYAWWEILPASETVIPLPVSPGNHMRASIVKLSPGKWCITLRNLSKCWVFRTVQRYNGPQSSAEWIVEAPQVGFDIAPLSKLSTVCFTCCQVNGRSPRLKVTDGGVMIQNKRLLAVPTLPRSCGSAFSVRRIYRKSPPAVYSMNPIYTTP is encoded by the coding sequence GTGGGCCAAGTCAATAGATTAACACGGAGCAAACCCTGTCTGAAGGATAAACTCAATACGGGCAGAGCCGCCAGTTCCGGCTTCGGCTGGACATCAAGCAACTGGAGCGGTTATGCCATTTCCGGCAAAAAAGGCAGCTACCGGCAGATATCTGCCGACTGGATCGTCCCTTATGTAAAGCCTACGGTAAAACCTACGTTCTCCTCGGCCTGGATCGGCATCGACGGCTTCAAGAACAGCAGCCTGATCCAGACCGGCACCGGCCATGAGTCGGTGAACGGCAAAGTCCGGTATTATGCCTGGTGGGAGATTCTCCCCGCCTCCGAGACCGTCATTCCTCTTCCCGTCTCCCCCGGCAACCATATGCGCGCTTCCATCGTCAAGCTGAGTCCCGGCAAATGGTGCATCACCCTGCGCAATCTCAGCAAATGCTGGGTTTTCCGCACGGTACAACGCTATAACGGACCGCAAAGCTCTGCCGAATGGATTGTCGAAGCACCCCAAGTGGGATTCGATATCGCTCCGCTGTCCAAGTTATCCACAGTCTGCTTCACCTGTTGCCAGGTCAATGGACGCAGCCCCAGACTGAAGGTCACAGACGGCGGCGTTATGATCCAGAATAAGAGGCTGCTGGCCGTGCCTACTCTCCCGCGCTCTTGCGGAAGCGCCTTTTCGGTCAGACGGATCTATCGTAAAAGTCCCCCTGCCGTGTATTCCATGAACCCTATTTATACGACTCCCTGA
- a CDS encoding YtpI family protein has protein sequence MIMFIKYLLFALLVIFMVCAAAYSISSRRTADPLIQGTRRSIMNMLLGGMLVTLSLMSMFIFRGSTLNVVIEAAFLLLGLFNIFSGLRSFSYYSRMRSRS, from the coding sequence ATGATTATGTTCATTAAGTATCTGCTGTTTGCCCTGCTGGTTATCTTCATGGTATGCGCCGCCGCGTACAGCATCTCTTCCCGCAGAACCGCTGACCCGCTTATCCAAGGCACCAGACGCTCGATCATGAATATGCTGCTGGGCGGAATGCTGGTCACGCTTTCATTAATGTCGATGTTCATCTTCCGCGGCTCGACGCTTAACGTGGTCATTGAGGCTGCTTTTCTGCTGCTGGGCCTGTTCAATATTTTCTCGGGACTGCGCAGCTTCAGTTACTATAGCCGGATGCGCAGCAGAAGCTGA
- a CDS encoding YlbF family regulator translates to MNVIDKAHELARAIKDSSEVSDITSAMKVIEADPESKQMLDNFRQSQIELQQRMMSGDMPPQEDMEKMEKLFEVLNLNLGIRRLFDAERRLSVVIEDVNKIITDSLSQMYGAQ, encoded by the coding sequence ATGAACGTGATTGACAAGGCGCATGAATTGGCGCGTGCCATTAAGGACAGCAGTGAGGTATCGGATATTACCAGTGCAATGAAGGTGATCGAAGCAGATCCGGAGAGCAAGCAGATGCTTGACAACTTCCGCCAGAGCCAGATTGAGCTGCAGCAGCGGATGATGAGCGGGGACATGCCTCCGCAGGAGGACATGGAGAAGATGGAGAAGCTCTTCGAGGTGCTTAACCTGAACCTGGGCATCCGCCGTCTATTTGATGCAGAGCGCCGCCTTAGTGTGGTTATCGAAGATGTGAACAAAATCATCACAGACAGCCTGTCCCAAATGTACGGCGCCCAATAG
- a CDS encoding phosphatidylglycerophosphatase A family protein, with protein sequence MSYQMAEELLERRGVSLDSIAEIVYILQSVYYPSLTQEECLSSVKSVLNKREVQYTLMTGIALDELAEKKLLPQPFQAVMEADESLYGADETLALGITSVYGMIGLTSFGYLDKIKLGIIGKLNDDKGSIHVFLDDLVAGIAAAASARIAHGHEGAKVYPHVTGTE encoded by the coding sequence ATGTCCTATCAAATGGCGGAAGAGCTGCTGGAACGCCGGGGAGTATCACTGGACTCGATCGCGGAGATCGTTTATATCCTGCAATCGGTCTATTATCCTAGCTTAACACAGGAGGAGTGCCTGAGCAGCGTCAAGTCGGTCCTGAACAAAAGAGAGGTCCAGTATACGCTCATGACCGGGATTGCTCTGGATGAGTTAGCCGAGAAGAAGCTGCTGCCCCAGCCGTTTCAGGCGGTAATGGAAGCGGATGAATCGCTCTACGGGGCGGACGAGACGCTGGCGCTTGGCATCACGAGCGTGTATGGAATGATCGGGCTGACCAGCTTCGGCTACCTGGATAAAATAAAGCTTGGAATTATCGGCAAATTGAATGATGATAAGGGGAGCATTCATGTATTTCTGGATGATCTTGTGGCCGGAATTGCGGCTGCAGCTTCAGCCCGGATCGCCCACGGGCATGAGGGTGCGAAGGTATATCCCCATGTAACCGGGACCGAATAA